A window from Chryseobacterium vaccae encodes these proteins:
- a CDS encoding type VI secretion system Vgr family protein, whose protein sequence is MKTQTQNMPKNSSFRPSQNADGISENQHSGINRLVKLSLVIEGKIIKFYKHFKLKQSTSRHHEFSLTLAHDALGDRQTHTLEEANKFLGKRLTAVISYKDIENSPERNFVGIITKVGFSQEKMSLGNIVLSGYSPTILLDGAPHVQSFGGGQPVNMGIIAEEVIKQGIDKSRFDIRIDTNDYSQIIYSSQYDETHYNYLARMAEAYGEQFYYDGEVLHFGKLPPQNKPIKLTYGSNADDIKVELKAVHTKPEFYGYNSSRNEKLTSGTTPIQHVSDLAKTAYEHNDKIYKTPALQVAPIKATTHLDVEYSQKSTSGSEAVNVFSVSGNTTVPFLHPGCVVDLQMRKPDTNESSYFTRIMVTETTHEIDTIGHYTGSFDAIASDTGFLPKPEFTSPKAEPQIATVISNADPEGQGRVQVRFDWQNNDTTHFIRMMSPDAGGTDRITQNRGYVAIPEVGDQVMVNFVHSHPDRPFVMGGMFHGGVGLGGGLDNRVKSIQTRSGHKVVFTEDESIIITDKSGNEIHLDTTGSNITITAPETMTLNCRNMNINVGENMTTNVGVNKMDTIMVNHSESVGSMKYLSTGADFITNVTGKMTEFIQGNKESHTEKDRLRVANGQITTQSQGTFEQHAQKEIQNNSGEKSKNH, encoded by the coding sequence ATGAAAACCCAAACACAAAATATGCCGAAAAACTCTTCATTTCGTCCGTCTCAGAATGCCGACGGAATTTCTGAAAATCAACATTCCGGAATTAACCGCCTGGTGAAGTTGTCTTTAGTGATAGAAGGGAAAATTATTAAATTTTACAAACACTTTAAGCTGAAACAGAGTACCAGCCGCCACCATGAATTTAGTTTAACCTTAGCTCATGATGCTTTGGGAGACCGTCAGACCCATACTCTCGAAGAAGCCAATAAATTCCTGGGAAAACGCCTCACAGCTGTTATTTCGTATAAAGATATTGAGAATAGCCCCGAAAGAAATTTTGTAGGAATCATTACCAAGGTAGGTTTCAGTCAGGAAAAGATGAGTCTTGGGAATATTGTCCTTTCAGGATACAGTCCAACCATTCTTCTTGATGGTGCTCCGCATGTGCAGAGTTTCGGAGGCGGCCAGCCTGTGAATATGGGAATTATTGCCGAAGAAGTTATTAAACAGGGTATTGATAAAAGCCGGTTTGATATCAGAATTGATACCAATGATTATTCCCAGATCATATACAGCAGCCAATACGATGAAACCCATTATAACTATCTTGCAAGAATGGCGGAAGCCTACGGTGAGCAATTTTATTATGACGGCGAAGTTCTGCATTTCGGTAAACTTCCGCCTCAGAATAAACCTATTAAACTGACATACGGAAGTAACGCGGATGATATTAAAGTAGAGCTAAAAGCAGTTCATACGAAACCTGAATTCTACGGATATAACAGCAGCCGTAACGAGAAACTTACTTCCGGAACAACACCTATCCAGCATGTAAGTGATCTGGCCAAAACAGCTTATGAACACAACGACAAAATTTATAAAACACCTGCTCTTCAGGTAGCTCCTATAAAAGCAACGACTCATCTTGATGTTGAATATTCACAAAAAAGCACTTCAGGAAGCGAGGCCGTAAATGTATTTTCAGTATCAGGAAATACTACAGTTCCGTTTTTACATCCGGGGTGTGTAGTTGATCTTCAGATGAGAAAGCCTGATACCAACGAATCATCCTATTTCACCAGAATTATGGTGACAGAAACTACACATGAAATTGATACCATTGGCCATTATACAGGAAGTTTTGATGCAATTGCTTCAGATACAGGATTTTTACCAAAACCGGAATTCACATCCCCAAAAGCCGAACCACAAATTGCAACCGTGATTTCCAATGCCGATCCCGAAGGACAGGGAAGAGTACAGGTAAGATTTGACTGGCAAAATAATGATACAACTCATTTTATCAGAATGATGAGCCCTGATGCAGGAGGAACAGACCGGATTACTCAAAACAGGGGCTATGTTGCCATTCCTGAAGTAGGAGACCAGGTAATGGTGAACTTTGTACACAGTCATCCGGACCGGCCATTCGTTATGGGAGGAATGTTCCATGGCGGAGTAGGACTTGGAGGAGGATTAGATAACCGTGTGAAATCTATTCAGACCAGAAGTGGCCACAAAGTAGTATTTACAGAAGATGAAAGCATCATCATTACTGATAAATCCGGAAACGAAATCCATTTAGATACAACAGGAAGCAATATTACCATTACTGCCCCTGAAACCATGACATTGAACTGCAGAAATATGAATATTAATGTTGGTGAGAATATGACAACAAATGTAGGCGTCAATAAAATGGATACCATCATGGTCAACCATTCTGAAAGTGTAGGCTCTATGAAATATCTTTCTACCGGAGCCGATTTTATCACGAATGTAACCGGGAAAATGACAGAATTTATTCAGGGAAATAAAGAGTCTCACACAGAAAAAGACAGATTAAGAGTAGCCAACGGACAGATTACCACCCAAAGCCAGGGAACATTTGAGCAGCATGCTCAGAAAGAAATACAGAATAATTCCGGAGAGAAATCTAAAAATCATTAA
- the tssD gene encoding type VI secretion system tube protein TssD has translation MAANSRGILKFNGGEGQKLLKLNYSVSRSTDVSGRVASDPSNALIKITVEATEKSDILESLLNGKYKPTTGEVTFNKSHEEGTLITLSWNNGYVIQHQVEFDAIDENSMLISFVVSAENIDFGNSKYEGVWPGA, from the coding sequence ATGGCAGCAAATTCAAGAGGAATCTTAAAATTCAACGGAGGAGAAGGTCAGAAACTATTAAAGCTGAACTATAGCGTATCTAGATCTACAGACGTTTCAGGACGTGTAGCATCAGATCCTTCCAATGCCCTTATTAAAATTACAGTAGAAGCTACTGAAAAATCAGACATCCTTGAAAGCTTACTCAACGGAAAATATAAGCCTACAACAGGAGAAGTTACTTTCAACAAATCTCACGAAGAAGGAACATTGATCACCCTGAGCTGGAACAACGGATACGTGATTCAGCACCAGGTGGAGTTTGATGCAATAGACGAAAACAGTATGTTGATCAGTTTTGTAGTGAGTGCAGAAAACATTGACTTCGGAAATTCCAAGTACGAAGGAGTATGGCCGGGTGCTTAA
- a CDS encoding peptidoglycan recognition protein family protein: MSKESYIGGDYIETTGGDNRSFAKENIVNSSGTQFRQEGTEGVTYGTNKDPVNITAAAVLDAYVARLEDKTYTKISSATVGDTVYIVVKTAGLAGKKIEVNLKDRDGILSAKPYELVDLFQDDKDVEGVLTATVDKEGLAVYKVKLQPTAEKKDIEAWGTKINSAKDKKVNTCIMVDAGKHNPGVEITYMGKNPKESENDSQTASQPNYWLDENGKWFEIKYCECSVYSIDKELLNGPNVVHTKADSKVKGNAGIQKIIAIVLHRTIGSSIAGAIAHTKGTHFYVEGSRGTDGEIFQPIKLDQYSNHIMNKTARTAHMEIQTENSIGIEVIGMAYYKDGKDLYTVYDTKVKNPESVKLTAAFKGQRQINGKWKDADIYWDQLTDAQVKSVKCIVVALMKKYNLKKENIFTHEEMQSKTAGEGQVVKDAILPLLNECL; encoded by the coding sequence ATGAGTAAGGAAAGTTACATAGGCGGAGATTATATTGAAACCACGGGTGGAGATAATCGTAGTTTTGCGAAAGAAAATATTGTGAATTCTTCAGGAACACAGTTTAGACAGGAAGGAACAGAGGGAGTGACTTACGGAACCAACAAAGATCCGGTTAATATTACAGCCGCCGCAGTACTGGATGCTTATGTTGCCCGGCTTGAAGATAAAACTTACACTAAAATCAGTTCCGCTACAGTAGGTGATACAGTATACATAGTTGTGAAAACAGCAGGGCTGGCAGGTAAAAAAATAGAAGTCAATCTAAAAGACCGTGATGGTATTTTAAGCGCAAAGCCATATGAGTTGGTAGACCTGTTTCAAGATGACAAAGATGTAGAGGGAGTACTTACGGCAACGGTAGACAAAGAAGGCCTTGCTGTTTATAAAGTAAAACTTCAGCCTACAGCAGAAAAAAAAGATATTGAAGCCTGGGGAACTAAAATAAACAGTGCCAAAGACAAAAAAGTAAATACCTGCATCATGGTAGATGCCGGGAAGCATAATCCCGGAGTGGAAATTACTTATATGGGGAAAAATCCAAAAGAGAGTGAAAATGATTCCCAGACAGCTTCTCAGCCCAATTACTGGCTTGATGAAAACGGAAAATGGTTTGAGATTAAATATTGTGAATGCAGTGTTTACTCTATTGATAAAGAATTGCTTAACGGTCCGAATGTTGTTCATACCAAAGCAGACAGTAAGGTAAAAGGGAATGCGGGAATCCAGAAAATTATAGCCATTGTTTTACACAGGACAATCGGTTCATCAATTGCCGGGGCTATTGCTCATACAAAAGGAACCCATTTTTATGTGGAAGGATCACGGGGTACTGATGGCGAAATATTCCAGCCGATTAAGCTGGATCAGTATTCCAATCACATTATGAATAAGACGGCACGTACTGCCCATATGGAAATCCAGACAGAAAATTCCATCGGAATAGAGGTGATCGGAATGGCTTATTACAAAGATGGAAAAGACCTGTATACCGTTTATGATACCAAGGTGAAAAATCCGGAATCTGTTAAATTAACGGCAGCCTTCAAAGGACAGCGTCAGATTAATGGAAAATGGAAAGATGCTGATATTTACTGGGATCAGCTGACTGATGCACAGGTTAAATCAGTAAAGTGTATTGTAGTTGCATTGATGAAAAAATACAACCTGAAAAAAGAAAATATCTTTACCCATGAAGAAATGCAGTCCAAAACTGCAGGTGAAGGCCAGGTTGTAAAAGATGCTATTCTTCCATTATTAAATGAATGCTTATGA
- a CDS encoding ATP-dependent Clp protease ATP-binding subunit, translated as MGVLVTNETVKQLFHIAQSIAKENYNGTYGGPHILQALMHKDIGLNEFLKSIEKDPGYFYEWADVRIEEYPKTNHLPDEVRPDEAVDILIEEADDIRLKLGLDEITPICILTAIVKPQVAFSLQQLKSLPLREHEIFNLYRKDTPFTVAEDGDFSSLFSNGSDFTDSSFPSIKSYCVDRTAQARKGELENIIGRDKELRMLVEILCRRSKPNVIIIGEPGVGKTALVEGFAIEITKGNVPEMLKNATLLELDTGALLAGTSYKGEIEDRLKKVINECKKIEKAVLFIDEIHTLLDPKGSIGNVANLLKPELARGEITVIGATTQEEYRKIIEPEQAFNRRFEVLTVNEPDEQTCVKMIDVLLEGYKKHHGIEVEKAALPECVRLAKRYAKGKKLPDAAIDLLDRTMAAIKMLDELSEKELESWKESYEAILKEEFTDSKHQADELIWTYNLLRDKISPILWGSLSEQPTLDNAMPVEQIHKIIDDTYAELLQHAAQKREKVGRLELAAVMAAKTNIPIGKIQAQEKEKLLNMESMLMNRVVGQDHALKILSDAIVENRSGLNKPGQPIGSFFLLGPTGTGKTELAKSMAELLFNDEKAMVRFDMSEFKEEHSAALLYGAPPGYVGYEEGGMLVNKIRQQPYTVVLFDEIEKAHHSVFDVFLQIMDEGKVHDKLGKEGDFSNALILFTSNIGSEEIVKQFEEGKIPESSSLMQIMSNSGRFRPEFLARITEIIPFAPITESIAERIFNIQLKSLHASLTRLGMALKISDEAVKNLALGGFSSKYGARQISGVIRAQLARPISKMIVREEVKTGQTIHVDWNQEEEKISWKVD; from the coding sequence ATGGGAGTACTAGTAACCAACGAAACAGTAAAACAGCTATTTCATATTGCTCAGTCGATAGCGAAGGAAAACTATAATGGTACCTATGGAGGTCCGCACATTCTGCAGGCTTTAATGCATAAAGATATCGGACTTAATGAATTCCTGAAAAGCATAGAAAAAGATCCCGGTTATTTTTACGAATGGGCAGATGTCCGTATCGAAGAATATCCCAAAACCAACCATCTCCCGGATGAAGTACGTCCGGATGAAGCAGTGGATATCCTTATCGAAGAAGCAGATGATATCCGTTTAAAATTGGGTCTGGATGAAATTACTCCAATCTGTATCCTGACAGCGATTGTAAAACCTCAGGTTGCTTTTTCACTCCAGCAGTTGAAATCATTACCGCTGAGAGAACATGAAATTTTCAATCTGTACAGAAAAGATACCCCTTTTACTGTAGCTGAAGACGGAGATTTCTCTTCCCTTTTTTCAAATGGATCAGACTTTACAGACTCCTCCTTTCCTTCCATTAAAAGTTATTGCGTAGACAGAACCGCACAGGCCAGAAAAGGAGAACTTGAAAATATTATAGGAAGAGACAAAGAACTGAGGATGCTCGTTGAGATTCTTTGCCGAAGAAGCAAGCCGAATGTAATCATTATTGGTGAACCGGGAGTTGGAAAAACAGCTTTGGTAGAAGGTTTTGCCATTGAAATTACCAAAGGAAATGTTCCTGAAATGCTAAAAAATGCAACTCTTCTGGAATTGGATACAGGAGCACTTTTAGCCGGAACTTCTTATAAAGGCGAAATTGAAGATCGTCTGAAAAAAGTCATTAATGAATGCAAAAAAATTGAAAAAGCAGTTCTTTTCATTGATGAAATTCACACTTTACTGGATCCGAAAGGAAGCATCGGAAACGTTGCGAACCTTCTGAAGCCGGAACTCGCAAGAGGCGAAATTACAGTAATTGGCGCCACCACTCAGGAAGAATACAGAAAGATCATTGAACCGGAACAGGCTTTTAACCGCCGTTTTGAAGTACTGACTGTGAATGAACCTGATGAGCAGACCTGCGTGAAAATGATTGATGTACTTTTGGAAGGTTATAAAAAACACCATGGTATTGAAGTAGAAAAAGCTGCCCTTCCGGAATGTGTACGTCTGGCAAAGCGATATGCCAAAGGTAAAAAACTACCGGATGCTGCTATTGATCTTCTGGACAGAACCATGGCCGCCATCAAAATGCTGGACGAGCTTTCAGAAAAAGAACTGGAAAGCTGGAAAGAAAGCTATGAAGCCATTCTGAAAGAAGAGTTTACAGACAGCAAACATCAGGCAGACGAACTGATCTGGACCTATAATTTGTTGAGAGATAAGATAAGTCCTATTTTATGGGGATCTCTAAGTGAGCAGCCCACGCTGGATAACGCTATGCCTGTAGAGCAGATTCATAAAATAATTGATGACACATATGCTGAACTTCTACAGCATGCAGCCCAAAAAAGAGAAAAAGTTGGCCGTCTGGAACTGGCAGCAGTAATGGCGGCAAAAACCAATATTCCTATCGGGAAAATCCAGGCTCAGGAAAAAGAAAAACTCCTGAATATGGAATCTATGCTCATGAACAGGGTAGTGGGCCAGGATCATGCACTGAAAATCCTTTCAGATGCCATTGTGGAAAACCGAAGCGGACTGAATAAACCGGGACAGCCTATCGGATCATTCTTCCTGCTGGGACCTACCGGGACAGGGAAAACCGAGCTGGCCAAATCAATGGCAGAGCTTCTTTTCAATGACGAAAAAGCAATGGTACGCTTTGATATGTCCGAATTTAAAGAAGAACATTCAGCAGCCCTTTTATATGGTGCACCTCCGGGATATGTAGGATACGAAGAAGGAGGGATGCTTGTTAACAAAATCAGACAGCAGCCTTATACCGTGGTTCTCTTTGATGAAATTGAAAAAGCCCATCATTCCGTTTTTGATGTATTCCTGCAGATCATGGATGAAGGAAAAGTTCATGATAAATTAGGAAAAGAAGGAGATTTCAGCAATGCGCTGATATTATTTACTTCCAATATCGGAAGTGAAGAGATCGTAAAGCAGTTTGAAGAAGGGAAAATCCCTGAATCATCTTCACTGATGCAGATCATGTCCAATTCCGGTAGATTCAGACCAGAATTCCTTGCAAGAATTACGGAGATTATTCCTTTTGCGCCAATCACAGAATCTATTGCAGAAAGAATTTTCAATATTCAGCTGAAATCACTTCACGCTTCATTAACGAGATTGGGAATGGCTTTAAAGATCAGCGACGAAGCCGTGAAGAATCTGGCGTTAGGCGGATTCAGCAGCAAATACGGAGCAAGACAGATCTCCGGAGTAATTCGTGCCCAGCTGGCAAGGCCTATCTCCAAAATGATTGTAAGAGAAGAAGTGAAAACCGGACAGACCATTCATGTAGACTGGAATCAAGAAGAAGAAAAAATAAGCTGGAAAGTAGACTAA
- a CDS encoding lytic transglycosylase domain-containing protein yields MKTVFKNIFAGLMLTGTSILVNGQFLAASDTSESSVKKYQNIINANKDIVKYIEYSLAQKGLPKHLRNLAMIESHFNENITSGAGAVGVWQFMTAHANQYGLTEQARRDGYKSTRTAVISLTNLYKKYNNWVTVVAAYNCGEGNIAKAMQAAGSTQYHEFSRFLPAETINHVKKYLNACYATGELESVLSNYNSSRINKIFFTEGGSQKYNGPSLAETEINAGFNLNIIADELKVDVDKILAWNPGIEEELQNTGESSFYLPTDLMPDFLLRKNKILSRSIKEGSKMQQQQ; encoded by the coding sequence ATGAAAACTGTATTCAAAAATATCTTTGCAGGACTAATGCTGACAGGAACTTCCATATTGGTAAACGGACAGTTTCTTGCCGCTTCAGATACCTCAGAAAGCAGTGTGAAGAAATATCAGAACATTATTAATGCCAATAAAGATATTGTTAAATATATTGAATATTCACTGGCACAAAAAGGATTACCGAAACACCTGAGAAATCTGGCGATGATAGAATCCCATTTTAATGAGAATATTACATCAGGGGCAGGAGCAGTAGGAGTATGGCAGTTTATGACCGCACATGCCAATCAGTATGGGCTTACCGAGCAGGCACGCAGGGATGGCTATAAAAGTACAAGAACAGCCGTAATTTCTCTGACGAATCTCTATAAAAAATATAACAACTGGGTAACGGTTGTAGCCGCTTACAACTGTGGGGAAGGAAATATTGCCAAAGCCATGCAGGCTGCAGGTTCTACTCAGTATCATGAGTTTTCTAGGTTTCTTCCGGCAGAAACCATCAATCATGTAAAGAAATATCTCAATGCCTGTTATGCAACAGGGGAACTGGAGAGCGTTTTGAGCAACTATAATTCTTCACGCATCAATAAGATTTTCTTTACGGAAGGAGGTTCTCAGAAATATAATGGACCATCTCTGGCCGAAACAGAAATTAACGCAGGCTTTAATTTGAATATTATCGCAGATGAATTAAAAGTGGACGTAGATAAGATTCTTGCCTGGAATCCTGGAATTGAGGAAGAACTTCAGAATACTGGTGAAAGTTCTTTTTATCTGCCAACCGACCTTATGCCGGATTTTCTTTTAAGAAAAAATAAGATTCTTTCCCGTTCCATTAAAGAAGGAAGTAAAATGCAGCAACAGCAGTAA
- the tssD gene encoding type VI secretion system tube protein TssD has translation MAANSRGILKFNGGEGQKLLKLNYSVSRTTDVSGRVASDPSNALIKVTVEATEKSDILESLLNGKYKPTTGEVTFNKSHEEGTLITLNWENGYVIQHQVEFDAIDENSMLISFVISAETIDYGNSKYSGMWPSDGSK, from the coding sequence ATGGCAGCAAATTCAAGAGGAATCTTAAAATTCAACGGAGGAGAAGGTCAAAAATTATTAAAGCTGAATTACAGCGTATCAAGAACTACGGACGTTTCAGGACGTGTAGCATCAGACCCTTCTAACGCATTAATCAAAGTTACAGTAGAAGCTACTGAAAAATCAGACATCTTAGAGAGCTTATTAAACGGAAAATATAAGCCTACAACCGGAGAGGTTACTTTCAACAAATCTCACGAAGAAGGAACTCTTATTACTTTGAACTGGGAGAACGGATATGTGATCCAGCATCAGGTAGAGTTCGATGCAATTGATGAAAACAGCATGTTGATCAGCTTTGTGATCAGTGCTGAAACAATTGACTATGGTAACTCTAAGTATAGTGGAATGTGGCCTTCAGACGGAAGCAAATAA